The proteins below come from a single Jaculus jaculus isolate mJacJac1 chromosome 12, mJacJac1.mat.Y.cur, whole genome shotgun sequence genomic window:
- the Dhrs7c gene encoding dehydrogenase/reductase SDR family member 7C translates to MGIMAVLILPLLLLGISGLLFIYQEVSRLWSKSTVQNKVVVITDAISGLGRECARVFHAGGARLVLCGKNWERLESLYNALTSVADPSKQTFTPKLVLLDLADISCVQDVAKEVLDCYGCVDILINNASVKVKGPAHKISLELDKKIMDANYFGPITLTKVLLPNMISRRTGQIVLVNNIQAKFGIPFRTAYAASKHAALGFFDCLRAEVEEYDVVVSTVSPTFIRSYHLYPEQGNWEASIWKFLFRKLTYGVHPTEVAEEVMRTVRRKKQEVFMANPIPKAAVFIRTFFPEFFFAVVACGVKEKLNVPEEG, encoded by the exons ATGGGGATCATGGCTGTCCTGATActgcccctgctgctgctgggaaTCAGCGGCCTCCTTTTCATCTACCAGGAGGTGTCCAGGCTGTGGTCCAAGTCCACCGTGCAGAACAAAGTGGTGGTCATCACTGATGCCATTTCGGGACTGGGCAGGG AGTGCGCTCGGGTGTTCCATGCAGGTGGGGCGAGACTGGTGCTGTGCGGGAAGAACTGGGAGAGGCTGGAGAGCCTGTACAATGCCTTGACCAGTGTGGCTGACCCCAGCAAG CAGACATTCACCCCAAAGCTGGTCCTCCTGGATCTTGCTGACATCAGCTGTGTCCAAGATGTGGCCAAAGAGGTCCTGGATTGCTATGGCTGTGTGGACATCCTCATCAACAATGCCAGTGTGAAGGTGAAGGGGCCTGCCCACAAGATTTCTCTGGAGCTCGACAAAAAGATTATGGATGCCAATTACTTCGGACCCATCACCTTGACCAAAG TCCTGCTTCCCAACATGATCTCCCGGAGGACAGGCCAGATCGTGTTAGTGAACAACATCCAAGCAAAGTTTGGGATTCCGTTTCGCACAGCTT ATGCGGCCTCCAAGCACGCTGCCCTGGGCTTCTTTGATTGCCTCAGAGCTGAGGTTGAGGAATACGACGTTGTGGTGAGCACAGTGAGCCCAACTTTTATCCGCTCCTATCACCTTTATCCAGAGCAAGGAAACTGGGAAGCCTCCATTTGGAAAT TCCTTTTCAGGAAGCTGACCTATGGCGTACACCCAACGGAGGTGGCGGAGGAGGTGATGCGCACTGTGCGGAGGAAGAAACAAGAGGTGTTCATGGCCAACCCCATCCCCAAGGCGGCTGTGTTCATCCGTACCTTCTTCCCCGAGTTCTTTTTTGCTGTGGTGGCCTGTGGGGTGAAGGAGAAGCTTAATGTCCCAGAAGAGGGTTAA